One genomic window of Solanum dulcamara chromosome 12, daSolDulc1.2, whole genome shotgun sequence includes the following:
- the LOC129877740 gene encoding protein LIGHT-DEPENDENT SHORT HYPOCOTYLS 10-like: MSSSDIRGKDLADGSSRSPGRDQPPSRYESQKRRDWNTFNHYLKNQRPPIPLPHCNSNHVLEFLRYLDQFGKTKVHLQGCMFYGQPDPPAPCTCPLRQAWGSLDALIGRLRAAYEENGGSSETNPFASVAIRVFLREVKECQAKARGIAYKKKQKKLADSPSKGDDDSSSAGFLTFS, translated from the coding sequence ATGTCAAGTAGTGATATTAGGGGCAAAGATTTGGCTGACGGATCGTCAAGATCCCCCGGTCGTGATCAACCACCTAGTCGATATGAGTCTCAAAAACGACGTGATTGGAACACTTTCAATCACTACTTAAAGAATCAAAGGCCACCAATCCCCTTGCCCCATTGCAATAGCAACCACGTCCTAGAGTTCCTCCGGTACCTAGACCAGTTTGGAAAGACCAAAGTTCACTTACAGGGTTGTATGTTCTACGGACAACCCGACCCGCCAGCTCCCTGCACTTGTCCTTTAAGACAAGCTTGGGGGAGCCTAGATGCTCTCATAGGCAGGCTTAGAGCTGCCTATGAAGAGAATGGTGGGTCAAGTGAGACAAACCCATTCGCGAGCGTCGCGATTCGGGTTTTTCTTAGGGAAGTGAAGGAGTGTCAAGCTAAGGCACGTGGCATTGCTTATAAGAAGAAACAGAAGAAGTTGGCCGATAGCCCAAGTAAGGGAGATGATGATTCAAGTTCTGCAGGATTCCTCACATTTTCTTGA